From a single Stackebrandtia endophytica genomic region:
- the metK gene encoding methionine adenosyltransferase: MSRLFTSESVTEGHPDKIADQISDGVLDALLAQDATSRVAVETLITTGQVHVAGEVTTGAYADIPAIVRETILGIGYDSSKKGFDGASCGVSVSIGSQSPDIAQGVDKALESRSDAGDRDELDLQGAGDQGMMFGFACRETPELMPLPIALAHRMSRRLSAVRKEGIVPYLRPDGKTQVTIEYDGLKPVKLHTVVVSSQHAPDISLDTLMTPDIAEHVVAAELPDLDIDTSDFRLLVNPTGRFEIGGPMGDAGLTGRKIIVDTYGGYARHGGGAFSGKDPSKVDRSAAYAMRWVAKNVVAAGLAERCETQVAYAIGKAHPVSIRVETFGTETVAVEKIESAISKVFDLRPAAIIRDLNLLRPIYRQTAAYGHFGRELPELTWEATNRVDALKGAV, from the coding sequence GTGTCACGACTATTCACCTCGGAATCGGTAACCGAGGGGCACCCCGACAAGATCGCCGACCAGATCAGTGACGGCGTGCTCGACGCGTTGCTCGCCCAGGATGCGACCAGCCGGGTGGCGGTGGAGACCCTGATCACCACCGGCCAGGTTCATGTCGCCGGTGAGGTCACCACGGGTGCTTACGCCGACATTCCCGCGATCGTCCGGGAGACCATCCTGGGCATCGGATACGACTCGTCCAAGAAGGGCTTCGACGGCGCGTCCTGCGGCGTCAGCGTTTCGATCGGTTCGCAGTCTCCCGACATCGCGCAGGGTGTCGACAAGGCACTCGAGTCGCGTTCCGACGCCGGAGACCGTGACGAGCTGGACCTCCAGGGCGCCGGTGACCAGGGCATGATGTTCGGTTTCGCCTGCCGCGAGACCCCGGAACTGATGCCGCTGCCGATCGCGCTGGCCCACCGGATGTCGCGTCGCCTGTCGGCGGTGCGTAAGGAGGGGATCGTTCCCTACCTGCGTCCCGACGGTAAGACTCAGGTGACGATCGAATACGACGGCCTCAAGCCGGTCAAGCTGCACACCGTCGTGGTGTCCAGCCAGCATGCGCCCGACATCTCGCTCGACACGCTGATGACCCCCGACATCGCCGAGCACGTCGTCGCCGCCGAACTGCCCGACTTGGACATCGACACCAGCGACTTCCGCCTGCTGGTCAACCCGACGGGTCGGTTCGAGATCGGCGGCCCCATGGGCGACGCCGGTCTCACCGGACGCAAGATCATCGTCGACACCTATGGCGGCTACGCCCGCCACGGTGGTGGCGCGTTCTCCGGCAAGGACCCGTCCAAGGTGGACCGTTCGGCTGCCTACGCGATGCGTTGGGTCGCCAAGAACGTCGTCGCCGCCGGCCTCGCCGAGCGCTGCGAGACCCAGGTCGCCTACGCCATCGGAAAGGCTCACCCGGTGAGCATCCGGGTGGAGACCTTCGGGACCGAGACCGTCGCGGTGGAGAAGATCGAATCGGCCATCAGCAAGGTCTTCGACCTGCGTCCGGCCGCGATCATCCGGGACCTCAACCTGTTGCGTCCCATCTACCGTCAGACCGCCGCCTACGGTCACTTCGGGCGGGAACTGCCCGAACTGACCTGGGAGGCCACCAACCGTGTCGACGCGCTGAAGGGCGCCGTCTGA
- a CDS encoding YccF domain-containing protein produces the protein MKTLLNVIWLVLSGFWMALGYVVAGIVCCILIITIPFGIASFRIAGYALWPFGRTVIRDPRAGVMSTIGNVIWLIVSGIWLAIGHVISGVALCITIIGIPLGIANFKMIPVSLLPLGARIVPTSEVRLRR, from the coding sequence ATGAAGACTCTGCTCAATGTGATCTGGTTGGTGCTGTCCGGATTCTGGATGGCACTGGGGTACGTGGTAGCCGGCATCGTCTGCTGCATCCTCATCATCACGATTCCGTTCGGCATTGCGTCGTTCCGCATCGCCGGGTATGCACTGTGGCCATTCGGACGCACCGTGATCCGCGATCCCCGGGCGGGAGTCATGTCGACGATCGGCAACGTCATCTGGTTGATCGTGTCCGGTATCTGGTTGGCGATCGGTCACGTCATATCGGGTGTGGCGTTGTGCATCACGATCATCGGGATTCCGTTGGGAATAGCCAACTTCAAGATGATTCCGGTCTCGCTGCTGCCGTTGGGCGCCCGGATCGTGCCGACCTCCGAGGTCCGGTTACGACGATGA
- a CDS encoding nucleoside/nucleotide kinase family protein — translation MTWDRIDDLATDAARLAPHSGRAILALAGPPGAGKSTLATRLVEVVNRGHPEPICGYVPLDGFHLSNRQLRRLGRSDRKGAVHTFDVWGYVALLRRLSTETDRPIYVPDYDRRLHEPIAARHVVAPTVRLIITEGNYLAADRPGWREVGELATQLWYVSADASLRDRRLIRRQVAGGRSQIEARSWVDNNDRLNAAAVEADLSRCDRIVAVAPVDR, via the coding sequence ATGACCTGGGATCGGATCGACGATCTGGCGACCGATGCGGCACGCCTCGCCCCGCACAGCGGCAGGGCGATCCTGGCGTTGGCCGGACCCCCGGGCGCCGGGAAGTCGACCCTGGCGACACGACTGGTCGAGGTGGTCAATCGGGGACATCCCGAGCCGATATGCGGATACGTACCGTTGGACGGATTCCATCTGTCGAATCGTCAGCTGCGACGCCTTGGGCGTTCCGATCGCAAGGGCGCCGTGCACACCTTCGACGTGTGGGGCTACGTCGCCCTCCTGCGACGGTTGTCGACCGAGACCGATCGGCCGATCTACGTGCCCGACTACGACCGCAGACTGCACGAACCGATAGCAGCACGGCACGTCGTGGCACCGACGGTCCGACTCATCATCACCGAGGGAAACTACCTGGCCGCCGATCGGCCCGGTTGGCGCGAGGTCGGCGAACTCGCCACTCAATTGTGGTACGTCTCCGCCGACGCGAGCCTGCGGGATCGTCGACTCATCCGACGCCAAGTGGCCGGCGGACGCAGTCAGATCGAGGCGCGTTCCTGGGTGGACAACAACGATCGGCTCAACGCCGCCGCGGTCGAGGCGGACCTGTCCCGCTGCGACCGGATCGTCGCCGTGGCCCCGGTTGATCGTTAA
- a CDS encoding class F sortase produces MSAPRPADRSNRQRRTRSRRLLVYSLLVAIGTGGVGMMVGGLSPWGGPAPQPAAVAAPDRIPPVPTLAPGQTPPVTLERARPTHIDIADLDVHAEVSEVGLETDGSIEVPDLSSPDLTGWFNLGPSPGEVGPAAIVGHVDSRRSGAAVFYPLGGTAAGTHIEVTRSDGTVAVFTVDIVESYDKESFPYDAVFADTGYPTLRLITCGGSFDDRRGSYSHNIVVYATLTTVVK; encoded by the coding sequence ATGAGCGCACCTCGACCGGCTGACCGATCCAATCGACAACGACGGACCAGGAGTCGCCGACTCCTGGTCTACTCGCTGCTTGTCGCCATCGGAACCGGCGGCGTCGGCATGATGGTCGGCGGCCTGAGTCCCTGGGGCGGCCCAGCACCGCAACCGGCCGCCGTCGCCGCACCCGACCGGATCCCGCCGGTACCCACACTCGCGCCCGGGCAGACCCCACCCGTGACACTGGAACGCGCTCGCCCCACCCACATCGATATCGCCGACCTGGACGTTCACGCCGAGGTCAGCGAAGTCGGGCTCGAGACCGACGGATCGATCGAGGTGCCCGACCTGTCCTCACCCGACCTCACCGGATGGTTCAACCTGGGGCCGAGCCCCGGTGAGGTCGGTCCAGCCGCGATCGTGGGACACGTCGACAGCCGACGTAGCGGAGCGGCGGTCTTCTATCCGTTGGGCGGCACCGCCGCCGGAACCCACATCGAGGTGACCCGCTCCGACGGCACCGTCGCGGTGTTCACCGTCGACATCGTCGAGTCCTACGACAAGGAATCCTTCCCCTACGACGCGGTGTTCGCCGACACCGGATACCCGACACTGCGGCTGATCACCTGCGGCGGTTCCTTCGACGACCGTCGCGGCAGCTACAGCCACAACATCGTGGTGTACGCGACCTTGACCACCGTCGTGAAGTGA
- a CDS encoding elongation factor G produces MTYLNLGILAHVDAGKTSLTERLLFHSGVIDRVGSVDSGDTQTDSMDLERRRGITIRAAVVSFPLGDRTVNLIDTPGHSDFIGEVERVLRVLDGAVLVVSAVEGVQAQTRVLLRTLDRLGIPVLIFVNKIDRVGAEGDAMVRRIRAELTDRVVALSTVINLGTGDARPVPRRILDEEALELLTDHSDDLLKRYVDGGLDDSTGMAELTRQARAGLLHPVCFGSAATGAGIPELATAIDRFLPSAPDDGGPATGTVFKVDRDSAGRKVAYLRMRSGSIQPRSHITLHRDTAEGRVEFTAKPSSVAVFRRGGTPVPGNASCGAIATVGGLRDVAIGDRLGDAPQATDVLFTRPTLETVVTAVDPAQRMALFPALCDLADRDPLVAPHRDPESTDISVKLYGEVQKEVIASLLATEFGIEVGFERTRTIHIERPIAEAHAVEEMGQWAGTHYLATIGLALEPAGPGTGVAYRMGVERGSLPAAFHSVIEETVRGRLQKGPFGWEVTDCRITLTHSGFDNALSNGGDFRGLTSVLVRRLLEQSGTRVYEPLHEFVLTFPESHTAAVLPALSAAGASITGHAVTGSRSRLTGTLPASAIHGFEQRLPVLASGDAEFTSHPGDYRLVAGPPPRRVRRR; encoded by the coding sequence ATGACCTATCTCAACCTCGGCATCCTCGCGCATGTGGATGCCGGAAAGACCAGCCTGACTGAACGTCTGCTCTTCCACAGCGGTGTCATCGACCGCGTGGGTAGCGTCGACTCCGGCGACACCCAAACCGATTCCATGGATCTGGAACGACGTCGTGGTATCACCATCCGCGCGGCGGTCGTGTCGTTTCCGCTGGGCGATCGAACCGTCAACCTCATCGACACCCCGGGGCACTCCGACTTCATCGGGGAGGTCGAACGCGTTCTTCGCGTGTTGGACGGCGCGGTGTTGGTGGTGTCCGCGGTGGAGGGTGTGCAGGCGCAGACCCGCGTTCTGTTGCGTACCCTCGATCGCCTCGGCATCCCGGTGTTGATCTTCGTCAACAAGATCGACCGTGTCGGCGCCGAAGGCGACGCCATGGTGCGGCGGATTCGCGCTGAGCTCACCGATAGGGTCGTCGCATTGTCCACGGTGATCAATCTCGGTACCGGCGACGCTCGTCCGGTTCCACGGCGCATCCTCGATGAGGAGGCGTTGGAGCTGTTGACCGACCACAGTGACGATCTGCTGAAGCGCTATGTCGACGGTGGCCTCGACGACTCGACCGGGATGGCGGAGCTGACCCGGCAGGCCCGAGCGGGCCTGCTCCACCCGGTGTGCTTCGGATCGGCGGCCACCGGTGCGGGCATCCCCGAGCTCGCCACCGCGATCGACCGGTTCCTTCCCAGCGCCCCCGACGACGGTGGCCCGGCGACGGGCACGGTTTTCAAGGTCGACCGCGACTCCGCAGGCAGAAAGGTCGCCTATCTTCGGATGCGATCCGGATCGATTCAGCCCCGCAGTCACATCACGTTGCATCGTGACACGGCGGAGGGTCGGGTGGAATTCACCGCGAAACCATCCTCGGTGGCGGTATTTCGGCGCGGTGGGACCCCGGTGCCCGGCAACGCCTCCTGTGGTGCGATCGCGACGGTGGGCGGACTGCGCGATGTCGCCATCGGCGACCGACTCGGCGACGCCCCGCAGGCGACGGACGTCCTCTTCACCCGCCCCACCTTGGAAACGGTGGTGACCGCGGTTGATCCGGCGCAGCGGATGGCGCTGTTTCCGGCGCTGTGCGATCTGGCCGACCGCGACCCGCTGGTGGCGCCGCATCGTGATCCGGAGTCCACCGACATCTCCGTAAAGCTGTACGGCGAGGTGCAGAAGGAGGTCATCGCCTCTCTGCTGGCGACCGAGTTCGGCATCGAGGTCGGTTTCGAGCGAACCCGGACAATCCATATTGAACGACCGATCGCCGAGGCCCACGCCGTGGAGGAGATGGGTCAGTGGGCCGGCACCCACTACCTGGCCACGATCGGGCTGGCGCTGGAGCCTGCGGGACCGGGAACCGGTGTGGCCTATCGGATGGGTGTCGAACGCGGTTCGCTGCCGGCGGCGTTTCACTCGGTGATCGAGGAGACGGTTCGCGGACGGTTGCAGAAAGGCCCGTTCGGTTGGGAGGTCACCGATTGCCGGATCACGTTGACCCATTCGGGTTTCGACAACGCGTTGAGCAACGGCGGTGACTTTCGGGGGTTGACCTCGGTTCTGGTGCGACGCCTGTTGGAGCAGTCGGGCACCCGGGTCTACGAGCCGCTCCACGAGTTCGTGTTGACCTTCCCCGAATCGCACACCGCCGCCGTACTGCCCGCACTGTCGGCCGCCGGCGCGTCGATCACCGGGCATGCGGTGACGGGGTCGCGTTCCCGATTGACCGGCACGCTCCCCGCCTCGGCGATCCACGGCTTCGAGCAGCGGCTTCCGGTGCTGGCGTCCGGGGATGCCGAGTTCACCTCGCATCCGGGTGACTATCGGCTGGTGGCCGGGCCGCCGCCCAGGCGGGTGCGTCGGCGGTGA
- a CDS encoding HAD-IA family hydrolase — protein MFDFHGTVAQLEPLPRAVEEAASRCGVELPEYRSTVLADALGALGWVGSGLPPKIQPSFAAAWADRDLTEADHREAFVGLASQTSGAFDGFAEAMYDRLCTPEGWVAYPDTIPTLRALREAGIPVALVSNIGFDIRPVVKHLGFDDLIDHWVLSYEVGWAKPEPAIFREACVRLKTDPEDCLMVGDTLADAGAQELGCPVYLVPQAGPGEVVGLSIVRRMLDC, from the coding sequence ATGTTCGACTTCCACGGCACCGTGGCACAGCTTGAACCGCTTCCCAGAGCTGTGGAAGAGGCCGCTTCGCGGTGTGGTGTCGAACTGCCCGAGTACCGATCAACCGTGTTGGCCGACGCGCTCGGCGCGTTGGGGTGGGTGGGTTCGGGCCTACCGCCGAAGATTCAACCGTCCTTCGCCGCCGCGTGGGCCGACCGTGACCTCACCGAGGCCGACCATCGAGAGGCGTTCGTCGGTCTGGCCTCACAGACCTCGGGAGCGTTCGACGGTTTCGCCGAGGCGATGTACGACCGGCTGTGCACTCCGGAGGGCTGGGTGGCCTACCCCGACACGATCCCGACGTTGAGGGCGTTGCGTGAGGCGGGTATCCCGGTCGCTTTGGTGAGCAACATCGGGTTCGACATCCGACCGGTGGTCAAACACCTCGGGTTCGACGACCTGATCGACCACTGGGTGCTCTCCTATGAAGTCGGTTGGGCCAAGCCTGAACCGGCGATCTTCCGTGAGGCGTGCGTCCGGTTGAAGACCGACCCGGAGGATTGCCTGATGGTCGGCGACACGCTGGCCGATGCGGGCGCTCAGGAACTGGGTTGCCCGGTCTACCTGGTGCCGCAGGCCGGGCCCGGCGAGGTCGTCGGCCTGTCCATAGTGCGCCGAATGCTCGACTGCTGA
- a CDS encoding DEAD/DEAH box helicase, with protein sequence MTTPAEQYAASRRRAAYPQLTDFAADYSFGLDEFQQRACEALEEGSGVLVCAPTGAGKTVVGEFAVHLALSSGRKCFYTTPIKALSNQKFHDLQRIHGEDKVGLLTGDTVINGEAPVVVMTTEVLRNMLYAGSNTLGGLGFVVMDEVHYLADRFRGAVWEEVIIHLPASVSLVSLSATVSNAEEFADWLVSLRGHTEVVVSEHRPVPLWQHMLVGRRMFDLFADSEAAAGQEAHPQLLRYIREQERRLGYDRRGRPRRGKPTYRSDVVAKLDGEGLLPAIVFIFSRAGCDAAVGQCLADGIRLTDPGELAEITALVEERTSHITAADLNALGYYPWLEGLQRGLAAHHAGLLPVFKEIVEELFLRGLVKVVFATETLALGINMPARSVVLERLVKYNGEEHVDLTPGEYTQLTGRAGRRGIDVEGHAVTIWTPEIDPRHVAGLASTRTYPLNSSFTPSYNMAVNLVTTVGSDKARELLASSFAQFQTDRKVVGLAEQAKAAKRAAAEFDAAIECDQGDFEEYFELRIAVVDREKRASRQRKADARSQAQTSLSRLRVGDVIRIPSGRRAGLAVILDPGVGRGGRHGEIRPLVVTEARWAGRLAGSAFPTEVDSIARIKIPKNFNHRNPAARRDVAAQLRAAAATAPEGRRRRRGAAQGDPELDDLRARLRAHPCHQCPDVEDHARQAGRRYRLLADYRRLQKRVNERSGSLARTFDRVCDMLAEYGYIAAGHVTADGAILSRIWSEADLLVAECTRHGDWSHLNPAELAAVASTVLYESRRDGDMSPTLPQGSIATAVAATQLRYDHIARDERERGLSLTREPDLGFVWPIYRWARGEPLAKVLASGDGPDGFMPAGDFVRWTRQTIDLLGQLAEAAGGDSPLYQTARDAAELIKRGIVAG encoded by the coding sequence ATGACCACTCCCGCCGAACAATATGCCGCTTCCCGGCGGAGGGCCGCCTACCCCCAACTCACCGATTTCGCTGCCGACTACTCATTCGGCCTGGACGAGTTCCAACAGCGGGCCTGCGAAGCGTTGGAGGAGGGATCGGGCGTACTCGTGTGTGCCCCCACCGGCGCGGGAAAGACCGTGGTGGGGGAGTTCGCGGTGCACCTGGCGCTGTCCTCAGGACGCAAATGCTTCTACACCACCCCCATCAAGGCACTGTCGAACCAGAAGTTCCACGACCTGCAGCGCATCCACGGCGAGGACAAGGTCGGCCTGCTCACCGGTGACACCGTGATCAACGGTGAGGCGCCGGTGGTGGTCATGACCACCGAAGTGCTGCGCAACATGCTCTACGCCGGCTCCAACACCCTCGGCGGTCTCGGTTTCGTCGTCATGGACGAGGTGCACTACCTCGCCGACCGGTTCCGTGGCGCGGTGTGGGAGGAGGTCATCATCCATCTGCCCGCCTCGGTGAGCCTGGTGTCGTTGTCGGCGACCGTATCCAACGCCGAGGAGTTCGCCGACTGGCTGGTCTCCCTTCGCGGCCACACCGAAGTCGTGGTGTCCGAGCACCGACCCGTCCCACTGTGGCAACACATGTTGGTCGGACGACGCATGTTCGACCTGTTCGCCGACTCCGAGGCCGCCGCCGGCCAGGAGGCGCATCCCCAACTGCTGCGGTACATCCGGGAACAGGAGCGGCGCCTGGGATACGACCGACGGGGCCGCCCCCGACGAGGGAAACCCACCTACCGAAGTGACGTCGTCGCCAAACTCGACGGCGAGGGCCTGCTCCCGGCGATCGTGTTCATCTTCAGCCGGGCCGGTTGCGACGCCGCCGTCGGGCAATGCCTCGCCGACGGCATCCGGCTGACCGACCCCGGCGAACTCGCCGAGATCACCGCGCTGGTCGAGGAACGCACCTCCCACATCACCGCAGCCGACCTCAACGCATTGGGCTACTACCCCTGGCTGGAGGGCCTGCAACGCGGATTGGCCGCCCACCACGCGGGTCTGCTGCCGGTGTTCAAAGAGATCGTCGAGGAACTGTTCCTACGCGGCCTGGTCAAGGTGGTCTTCGCCACCGAGACCCTCGCGTTGGGTATCAACATGCCCGCCCGTTCGGTGGTCCTGGAACGTCTCGTCAAGTACAACGGCGAAGAGCACGTCGACCTCACCCCCGGCGAATACACTCAGCTGACCGGTCGTGCCGGTCGACGCGGCATCGACGTCGAAGGCCACGCCGTCACCATCTGGACCCCCGAAATCGACCCCCGGCACGTCGCCGGGCTCGCCTCGACCCGCACCTATCCGCTGAATTCCAGCTTCACACCGTCCTACAACATGGCGGTCAACCTGGTGACCACAGTGGGTAGTGACAAGGCGCGGGAACTGTTGGCGTCCAGCTTCGCCCAGTTCCAAACCGACCGCAAAGTCGTCGGACTCGCCGAACAGGCCAAGGCCGCCAAACGTGCCGCCGCCGAATTCGACGCCGCCATCGAATGCGACCAAGGCGACTTCGAGGAATACTTCGAACTGCGCATTGCCGTGGTCGACCGGGAGAAACGGGCGTCCAGGCAACGCAAAGCCGACGCCCGAAGCCAGGCCCAGACCTCACTGTCCCGACTGCGCGTCGGCGACGTCATCCGTATCCCCTCCGGGCGACGTGCCGGCCTGGCGGTCATCCTGGACCCGGGAGTCGGCCGCGGTGGCCGACACGGCGAGATCCGACCACTGGTCGTCACCGAAGCCCGTTGGGCCGGCCGCCTGGCCGGATCGGCCTTCCCGACCGAAGTGGACTCGATCGCCCGAATCAAGATCCCCAAGAACTTCAACCACCGCAACCCCGCCGCTCGCCGTGACGTCGCCGCCCAGCTGCGCGCCGCCGCGGCAACCGCACCGGAGGGCCGCCGCCGACGTCGAGGTGCCGCGCAGGGCGACCCGGAACTCGACGACCTGCGAGCCCGGTTGCGGGCACACCCCTGCCACCAATGCCCCGACGTCGAAGACCACGCCAGACAGGCCGGTCGACGTTACCGGCTGCTCGCCGACTACCGCCGACTCCAGAAACGGGTCAACGAACGCTCCGGATCACTGGCACGCACCTTCGACCGAGTCTGCGACATGCTCGCCGAATACGGCTACATCGCCGCCGGTCACGTCACCGCCGACGGCGCGATCCTGTCCCGCATCTGGTCCGAGGCCGACCTCCTGGTGGCCGAATGCACCCGGCACGGCGACTGGTCGCATCTCAACCCCGCCGAACTCGCCGCCGTCGCCAGCACGGTCCTATACGAATCCCGCAGAGACGGCGACATGTCACCGACACTGCCCCAGGGATCGATAGCCACCGCCGTAGCCGCGACCCAACTGCGATACGACCACATCGCCCGCGACGAACGCGAACGAGGACTCTCCCTCACCCGCGAACCCGATCTCGGCTTCGTCTGGCCGATATACCGTTGGGCCCGCGGCGAACCCCTGGCCAAGGTCCTGGCCTCCGGCGACGGACCCGACGGCTTCATGCCGGCCGGTGACTTCGTCAGGTGGACAAGACAAACCATCGACCTCCTGGGACAACTCGCCGAAGCCGCCGGCGGAGACTCCCCGCTCTACCAAACCGCCCGGGATGCGGCCGAGCTCATCAAACGCGGAATCGTTGCGGGCTGA
- a CDS encoding MBL fold metallo-hydrolase, with the protein MKITKFTHACVRIEWRDRNLVIDPGVWSEPGALSGADAVLVTHEHIDHIDVMRLAGCGVPVFLPEDAELGPSDIADRLAITRVSSGQTFTAAGFPITAVGGRHATIYGDKPDCANLGYIVADQLYHPGDSLHVPAKPAEVLCVPLQASWLKTDEMIDFVKAVKPAQSFGIHDGQVNDRGLESLNGWLAAEVDGYRYLRPRQSLIIDHL; encoded by the coding sequence ATGAAGATCACAAAGTTCACCCACGCGTGTGTCCGCATCGAGTGGCGGGATCGAAACCTCGTGATCGACCCTGGAGTGTGGAGCGAACCCGGCGCCCTGTCGGGCGCCGACGCGGTGCTGGTCACCCACGAGCACATCGACCACATCGACGTGATGCGCCTGGCCGGGTGCGGAGTACCCGTGTTCCTACCCGAGGACGCCGAATTGGGCCCCTCCGACATCGCCGACCGGTTGGCGATCACCAGGGTCTCCAGCGGACAGACCTTCACCGCAGCGGGATTCCCGATCACCGCGGTCGGAGGGCGGCACGCCACGATCTACGGAGACAAGCCCGACTGCGCGAACCTCGGGTACATAGTGGCCGATCAGCTGTATCACCCGGGTGACTCGCTGCACGTCCCCGCCAAGCCCGCCGAAGTCCTGTGTGTACCGCTGCAGGCGTCATGGCTCAAAACCGATGAGATGATTGACTTCGTCAAAGCCGTCAAACCGGCCCAGTCATTCGGCATCCACGACGGACAGGTCAACGATCGAGGCCTCGAATCATTGAACGGTTGGCTGGCCGCCGAAGTCGACGGCTACCGCTACCTGCGTCCCCGTCAATCCCTCATCATCGATCACCTGTGA
- a CDS encoding KamA family radical SAM protein, translating to MATVQTGQPYEYARAELVEPDWRRFPGWADVSDADWASAQWQRVNCVKNVNQLRKVLGDRVDERFYEDLAADGEQRATMSMLLPPQMLNTMAPTLTDTAAGSWTDAYYSDPIRRYMLPVLSDRRTDWPSHPYATRDSLHEHDMWVAEGLTHRYPTKVLAELLSTCPQYCGHCTRMDLVGNSTPTVDKLKLKLKPTARYDNMISYLQEHPGVRDVVVSGGDVANVPWKNLENFLARLLDIETIRDIRLATKALMGLPQHWLQADVVDGMGRIAKTARDRGVNLAIHTHVNHVQSLTPTVARAAAAMLDAGVRDVRNQGVLMRGVNDTAADLLDLCFALQGEANILPYYFYMCDMIPNSEHWRTSVAAAQDLQTAIMGYLPGYATPRIICDVPFVGKRWVHQLGRYDQERGISYWTKNYRTSIEMDDAEALQREYPYYDPIDTLPEAGRKWWSDRHSAQQVTADGNAQAAVSRAASA from the coding sequence ATGGCGACTGTTCAGACCGGACAACCGTATGAATACGCTCGCGCCGAGTTGGTCGAACCGGATTGGCGCCGTTTTCCCGGCTGGGCCGATGTCAGCGACGCCGACTGGGCCAGCGCCCAGTGGCAGCGCGTCAACTGCGTGAAGAACGTCAACCAGTTGCGCAAGGTGCTCGGCGATCGCGTTGACGAACGCTTCTACGAGGACCTCGCCGCCGACGGCGAGCAGCGCGCCACGATGTCCATGCTGCTGCCGCCGCAGATGCTCAACACGATGGCTCCGACCCTGACCGACACCGCCGCCGGGTCGTGGACCGATGCCTACTACTCCGACCCGATTCGGCGGTACATGCTGCCGGTGCTGTCGGACCGGCGCACCGACTGGCCGTCCCACCCGTATGCGACTCGCGACTCGCTCCACGAGCACGACATGTGGGTCGCCGAGGGACTCACCCACCGCTACCCGACCAAGGTGCTCGCCGAGCTGCTGTCGACCTGCCCGCAGTACTGCGGTCACTGCACCCGCATGGACCTGGTGGGCAACTCCACCCCCACCGTGGACAAGCTCAAGCTCAAGCTCAAGCCGACCGCCCGGTACGACAACATGATCTCCTACCTCCAGGAACATCCGGGGGTCCGCGACGTCGTCGTCTCCGGCGGCGACGTGGCCAACGTGCCGTGGAAGAACCTGGAGAACTTCCTGGCGCGTCTGCTCGACATCGAGACGATCCGCGACATCCGGTTGGCGACCAAGGCGCTCATGGGTCTGCCGCAGCACTGGTTGCAGGCCGACGTCGTGGACGGGATGGGGCGCATCGCCAAGACGGCCCGTGACCGGGGTGTCAACCTCGCGATCCACACCCACGTCAACCACGTCCAGTCACTGACGCCGACGGTGGCTCGCGCCGCGGCGGCCATGTTGGACGCCGGAGTCCGCGACGTCCGCAATCAGGGAGTGCTGATGCGCGGGGTCAACGACACCGCCGCGGACCTGCTCGACCTGTGCTTCGCACTGCAGGGTGAGGCGAACATCCTGCCGTACTACTTCTACATGTGCGACATGATCCCCAACTCGGAACACTGGCGCACCTCGGTCGCTGCCGCCCAGGACCTGCAGACGGCCATCATGGGTTACCTGCCCGGCTATGCCACGCCGCGCATCATCTGCGACGTGCCGTTCGTCGGAAAGCGTTGGGTGCACCAGCTGGGTCGCTACGACCAGGAGCGGGGAATCTCCTACTGGACCAAGAACTACCGGACCTCCATCGAGATGGACGATGCGGAGGCATTGCAGCGGGAGTACCCGTACTACGACCCGATCGACACGTTGCCGGAGGCAGGCCGGAAGTGGTGGTCCGACCGCCACTCGGCGCAGCAGGTGACGGCCGACGGCAACGCCCAAGCCGCCGTCTCCCGCGCCGCCAGCGCCTGA